One segment of Nomia melanderi isolate GNS246 chromosome 10, iyNomMela1, whole genome shotgun sequence DNA contains the following:
- the LOC116434142 gene encoding uncharacterized protein LOC116434142 isoform X1 → MIEVTVKTLDSQNHAFTLEDDQIIVRDFKEHIAEAVSVPAETQRLIYCGKVLRNEKKLNEYDVNGKIIHLVQLAPPQPGQRRNDEGHAQTQTNTAQVLRNSRSTRYRLARTQMHGNAMYVGAMSVPAEIIEGPALPVPQLNNSLSNSRLVLATRMLQRANVLVERLANPNISLHPPSSESNQSFSPQQAQTQQAETEHFANNSRASVTTRLTEATAAAIAAALSATGANNVTLLRAGNSGGGIETVLLNDNNEDNQSESQQSQEPQSEQQGPTSRDDEPSDRLPRPRLMADLLEQLMNAQNSLRPYIESYRALMVADKALPTGGGPGSVEESQRIVDGVSEGLHYISHACHALSDIIVDMGQQPPRNLRCRPIIIQQTTILQPGVPIEAHFSIHGQNAYNNNSNEENSDSANTTAQSELNETNTEENSQHQEPESGTQRQPESQQQPESQQQQEQAQPPFGMGTIFNLPNDMVLMEVSPEGNFTTGSEQLQTGENNNNNNNNNGGRINSAADLIRNIMQAVAGHIVPAGITTTTITTPNLPTAGGQQTNSSHDGNTNAGQSTQARSNVDTHPTTATQTRSTSRQQAHSLNLGMNLDQGLEFDPFLPCNSHHVRRLPPATSHATTSTSQRVRPSQASATESQPQAQTATTTAATTSNTNSTNTMASASQRNPFMRSLQQTLGGVIEVQPQVTFGTISNTATSYTTTSTSERALTSQTSTTETQLQAQTAATSAVTTSNTNSTNTTASSSPESSLSSLESLSPLESLEEFLSQVTFGSNSNSPNNYLATGAGRDLYLLCLLNNLPRCTIAELLEPLLPAYSQDPMKEGVFLVNLTKCVFQDMTLRDMCELRRGQWKSISRQRVPLVVFLENTFPDSSAEDLPEQIINRVLPEIRRKLQSLFATAEVNNGENGLLIDICATIEALFQRHIRHIVQLLFDNDINDITFGQETFNMLQNLKKQLSAVLQYSIQGGFSEFISMLARFGVNNNKRVEDFWSFIRTWSDEFFVSAYHPPDSEIFPFLIYKDVSPSEPSEVSSDSTQRPSQTQSEGEPTKTEAIKEKRNLENSLLDNIEEVPGTFTGHEALPSDWVPIIARDNVRQRRQLLTQGMTNGSVTTLSDAYLGILPTKRRKLIEQQKPRLLVSTTPNHLAISASVECLVRESVNRAGVEEVDGAAVAVAVDPGVRRAFGQAIRDCLKPRRYETSDFPDSLRFPNATKYFADQDRSPK, encoded by the exons ATGATTGAAGTAACAGTAAAGACTTTAGATTCTCAAAATCATGCCTTTACTTTGGAAGACGAC CAAATTATTGTGAGAGACTTTAAAGAACACATAGCAGAAGCTGTTTCAGTTCCGGCAGAAACACAAAGACTTATTTACTGTGGTAAAGTCCTTCGAAATGAGAAAAAGTTAAATGAGTAtg ATGTCAATGGAAAAATTATCCATTTGGTGCAACTGGCACCACCACAACCTGGTCAGAGAAGAAATGACGAAGGTCATGCTCAAACTCAAACTAATACAGCACAGGTTTTGCGTAACTCACGAAGTACACGTTATAGACTCGCTAGAACGCAAATGCATGGCAATGCTATGTATGTCGGAGCCATGTCAGTACCAGCAGAAATTATTGAGGGACCCG cATTACCAGTACCACAATTGAATAACAGTTTATCGAATAGCCGTTTAGTTTTGGCAACAAGGATGCTGCAGCGTGCAAACGTACTTGTAGAAAGACTTgcaaatccaaatatatctctTCACCCTCCATCTTCAGAAAGTAATCAATCATTTTCACCCCAACAAGCTCAAACACAGCAAGCAGAAACAGAACATTT TGCTAATAATAGCAGAGCAAGTGTTACCACAAGATTAACTGAAGCCACTGCAGCTGCAATTGCCGCAGCCTTGTCTGCAACTGGAGCAAACAATGTAACATTATTAAGAG caGGAAACAGTGGAGGTGGTATAGAGACTGTACTATTAAATGATAACAATGAGGACAATCAATCAGAATCACAACAGTCACAAGAACCCCAATCTGAACAACAGGGACCCACGTCACGTGATGACGAACCATCAGATAG GCTACCACGACCACGACTCATGGCAGATTTGTTAGAGCAATTAATGAATGCACAAAACAGTTTGCGCCCATATATTGAAAGTTACCGTGCACTTATGGTTGCTGATAAAGCATTACCTACAGGA GGAGGACCTGGAAGTGTTGAAGAAAGTCAGAGAATAGTTGATGGCGTCAGTGAAGGCCTGCACTACATATCCCATGCCTGTCACGCATTGAGCGATATAATAGTTGACATGGGTCAGCAACCACCCAGGAATCTGAGATGTAGaccaattattatacaacagaCAACTATTTTGCAGCCTGGTGTACCAATTGAG GCACATTTTAGTATACATGGTCAAAATGcgtataataataacagtaacgaGGAAAATAGTGATAGTGCAAACACGACTGCACAAtctgaattaaatgaaactaatactGAAGAAAACAGTCAACATCAAGAACCTGAAAGCGGGACTCAACGACAACCAGAGTCGCAACAACAGCCAGAGTCGCAACAGCAACAAGAACAAGCACAACCTCCGTTTGGTATGG GTACAATCTTCAACTTGCCAAATGATATGGTATTAATGGAGGTTAGCCCCGAAGGTAATTTTACAACTGGAAGTGAACAATTGCAGACTggagaaaataataacaataacaataacaataatggtG GAAGAATAAACAGTGCCGCCGATTTGATTCGAAACATAATGCAGGCAGTTGCAGGCCATATTGTGCCAGCTGGTATtactaccaccaccatcacGACCCCAAATCTTCCAACAGCTGGAGGACAACAAACAAATTCATCTCATGATGGAAATACAAACGCTGGACAAAGTACACAAGCTCG aaGTAACGTAGATACTCATCCTACTACGGCGACACAAACTAGAAGTACATCGCGTCAACAAGCGCATTCTTTAAATCTTGGAATGAATTTGGACCAAGGTCTTGAATTTGATCCTTTCCTTCCTTGTAATTCTCACCACGTTCGGCGATTACCACCAGCAACATCCCATGCTACCACTTCTACATCACAAAGAGTTCGTCCTAGTCAAGCATCAGCAACTGAAAGTCAGCCTCAGGCGCAAACAG CAACAACTACGGCAGCCACAACTAGTAATACTAATTCTACAAATACCATGGCTTCAGCATCACAAAGAAATCCTTTTATGAGGTCATTGCAACAAACACTAGGAGGGGTTATAGAAGTTCAACCGCAAGTCACTTTTGGTACCATTAGTAACA CAGCAACATCCTATACCACTACTTCTACATCAGAAAGAGCTCTGACAAGTCAAACATCGACAACTGAAACCCAGCTTCAGGCACAAACAG CGGCAACTTCAGCAGTTACAACTAGTAACACTAATTCTACAAATACAACAGCGTCATCATCACCAGAAAGTTCATTAAGTTCATTAGAATCACTAAGTCCATTAGAATCACTAGAGGAATTTCTTTCTCAGGTCACTTTTGGTAGCAACAGTAAca GTCCGAATAATTACCTGGCAACGGGAGCGGGGAG GGACCTTTATTTGTTGTGTCTGTTAAACAACTTACCCCGTTGTACTATAGCAGAGCTTTTGGAACCTTTACTGCCGGCCTATTCACAGGATCCAATGAAAGAAGGAGTTTTTCTTGTGAACTTAACTAAATGTGTG tttcaagACATGACGCTACGTGACATGTGCGAATTGCGTCGTGGACAATGGAAATCAATTTCTCGCCAAAGAGTGCCGCTGGTAGTATTTCTGGAAAACACTTTTCCAGATTCTTCTGCGGAAGACCTTCCAGAGCAAATTATAAACCGTGTATTGCCAGAAATTAGACGAAAATTGCAAAGTTTGTTCGCGACAGCAGAAGTTAATAATGGTGAAAATGGTTTGCTCATAGATATTTGTGCAACTATAGAAGCGTTGTTTCAACGCCATATCAGACATATTGTACAATTACTGTTTGATAATG ATATCAACGATATCACATTCGGGCAAGAAACGTTTAATATGTTACAAAATTTAAAGAAGCAATTATCAGCAGTTCTCCAGTATTCTATACAAGGTGGTTTCTCAGAATTTATTTCCATGCTTGCACGGTTTGGGGTGAATAAT AACAAAAGAGTGGAGGATTTTTGGTCTTTTATAAGAACATGGTCTGATGAATTCTTCGTTTCCGCTTATCATCCTCCTGATTCAGAAATTTTCCCGTTTTTAATATATAAGGATGTGTCTCCTTCTGAACCATCAGAAGTGTCCTCAGACTCAACACAGCGTCCAAGTCAAACACAGTCTGAAGGAGAG CCTACGAAGACCGAAGctataaaagagaaaagaaatttggaaaattcatTACTAGATAATATTGAAGAAGTCCCAGGGACGTTTACAGGACATGAAGCGCTACCTTCA GATTGGGTACCAATAATTGCCCGAGATAACGTGAGACAACGTCGTCAGTTATTAACACAGGGAATGACAAATGGAAGTGTAACAACACTCAGTGATGCTTATTTAGGTATACTGCCCACTAAACGCCGTAAACTAATTGAACAACAAAAACCACGGTTATTAGTCAGTACTACACCTAATCATTTAGCAATATCAGCGTCCGTGGAATGTTTAGTCAGAGAAAGTGTGAACCGCGCTGGTGTAGAGGAAGTTGATGGTGCTGCAGTTGCTGTTGCTGTCGACCCTGGTGTCAGACGTGCATTCGGTCAAGCAATTAGAGACTGCTTGAAACCACGGAGGTATGAAACATCAGACTTTCCAGATTCTTTACGTTTTCCTAATGCTACTAAATATTTCGCGGATCAAGATAGATCAcctaagtaa
- the LOC116434142 gene encoding uncharacterized protein LOC116434142 isoform X4, translating to MIEVTVKTLDSQNHAFTLEDDQIIVRDFKEHIAEAVSVPAETQRLIYCGKVLRNEKKLNEYDVNGKIIHLVQLAPPQPGQRRNDEGHAQTQTNTAQVLRNSRSTRYRLARTQMHGNAMYVGAMSVPAEIIEGPALPVPQLNNSLSNSRLVLATRMLQRANVLVERLANPNISLHPPSSESNQSFSPQQAQTQQAETEHFANNSRASVTTRLTEATAAAIAAALSATGANNVTLLRAGNSGGGIETVLLNDNNEDNQSESQQSQEPQSEQQGPTSRDDEPSDRLPRPRLMADLLEQLMNAQNSLRPYIESYRALMVADKALPTGGGPGSVEESQRIVDGVSEGLHYISHACHALSDIIVDMGQQPPRNLRCRPIIIQQTTILQPGVPIEAHFSIHGQNAYNNNSNEENSDSANTTAQSELNETNTEENSQHQEPESGTQRQPESQQQPESQQQQEQAQPPFGMGTIFNLPNDMVLMEVSPEGNFTTGSEQLQTGENNNNNNNNNGGRINSAADLIRNIMQAVAGHIVPAGITTTTITTPNLPTAGGQQTNSSHDGNTNAGQSTQARSNVDTHPTTATQTRSTSRQQAHSLNLGMNLDQGLEFDPFLPCNSHHVRRLPPATSHATTSTSQRVRPSQASATESQPQAQTATTTAATTSNTNSTNTMASASQRNPFMRSLQQTLGGVIEVQPQVTFGTISNTATSYTTTSTSERALTSQTSTTETQLQAQTAATSAVTTSNTNSTNTTASSSPESSLSSLESLSPLESLEEFLSQVTFGSNSNSPNNYLATGAGRDLYLLCLLNNLPRCTIAELLEPLLPAYSQDPMKEGVFLVNLTKCVFQDMTLRDMCELRRGQWKSISRQRVPLVVFLENTFPDSSAEDLPEQIINRVLPEIRRKLQSLFATAEVNNGENGLLIDICATIEALFQRHIRHIVQLLFDNDINDITFGQETFNMLQNLKKQLSAVLQYSIQGGFSEFISMLARFGNKRVEDFWSFIRTWSDEFFVSAYHPPDSEIFPFLIYKDVSPSEPSEVSSDSTQRPSQTQSEGEPTKTEAIKEKRNLENSLLDNIEEVPGTFTGHEALPSDWVPIIARDNVRQRRQLLTQGMTNGSVTTLSDAYLGILPTKRRKLIEQQKPRLLVSTTPNHLAISASVECLVRESVNRAGVEEVDGAAVAVAVDPGVRRAFGQAIRDCLKPRRYETSDFPDSLRFPNATKYFADQDRSPK from the exons ATGATTGAAGTAACAGTAAAGACTTTAGATTCTCAAAATCATGCCTTTACTTTGGAAGACGAC CAAATTATTGTGAGAGACTTTAAAGAACACATAGCAGAAGCTGTTTCAGTTCCGGCAGAAACACAAAGACTTATTTACTGTGGTAAAGTCCTTCGAAATGAGAAAAAGTTAAATGAGTAtg ATGTCAATGGAAAAATTATCCATTTGGTGCAACTGGCACCACCACAACCTGGTCAGAGAAGAAATGACGAAGGTCATGCTCAAACTCAAACTAATACAGCACAGGTTTTGCGTAACTCACGAAGTACACGTTATAGACTCGCTAGAACGCAAATGCATGGCAATGCTATGTATGTCGGAGCCATGTCAGTACCAGCAGAAATTATTGAGGGACCCG cATTACCAGTACCACAATTGAATAACAGTTTATCGAATAGCCGTTTAGTTTTGGCAACAAGGATGCTGCAGCGTGCAAACGTACTTGTAGAAAGACTTgcaaatccaaatatatctctTCACCCTCCATCTTCAGAAAGTAATCAATCATTTTCACCCCAACAAGCTCAAACACAGCAAGCAGAAACAGAACATTT TGCTAATAATAGCAGAGCAAGTGTTACCACAAGATTAACTGAAGCCACTGCAGCTGCAATTGCCGCAGCCTTGTCTGCAACTGGAGCAAACAATGTAACATTATTAAGAG caGGAAACAGTGGAGGTGGTATAGAGACTGTACTATTAAATGATAACAATGAGGACAATCAATCAGAATCACAACAGTCACAAGAACCCCAATCTGAACAACAGGGACCCACGTCACGTGATGACGAACCATCAGATAG GCTACCACGACCACGACTCATGGCAGATTTGTTAGAGCAATTAATGAATGCACAAAACAGTTTGCGCCCATATATTGAAAGTTACCGTGCACTTATGGTTGCTGATAAAGCATTACCTACAGGA GGAGGACCTGGAAGTGTTGAAGAAAGTCAGAGAATAGTTGATGGCGTCAGTGAAGGCCTGCACTACATATCCCATGCCTGTCACGCATTGAGCGATATAATAGTTGACATGGGTCAGCAACCACCCAGGAATCTGAGATGTAGaccaattattatacaacagaCAACTATTTTGCAGCCTGGTGTACCAATTGAG GCACATTTTAGTATACATGGTCAAAATGcgtataataataacagtaacgaGGAAAATAGTGATAGTGCAAACACGACTGCACAAtctgaattaaatgaaactaatactGAAGAAAACAGTCAACATCAAGAACCTGAAAGCGGGACTCAACGACAACCAGAGTCGCAACAACAGCCAGAGTCGCAACAGCAACAAGAACAAGCACAACCTCCGTTTGGTATGG GTACAATCTTCAACTTGCCAAATGATATGGTATTAATGGAGGTTAGCCCCGAAGGTAATTTTACAACTGGAAGTGAACAATTGCAGACTggagaaaataataacaataacaataacaataatggtG GAAGAATAAACAGTGCCGCCGATTTGATTCGAAACATAATGCAGGCAGTTGCAGGCCATATTGTGCCAGCTGGTATtactaccaccaccatcacGACCCCAAATCTTCCAACAGCTGGAGGACAACAAACAAATTCATCTCATGATGGAAATACAAACGCTGGACAAAGTACACAAGCTCG aaGTAACGTAGATACTCATCCTACTACGGCGACACAAACTAGAAGTACATCGCGTCAACAAGCGCATTCTTTAAATCTTGGAATGAATTTGGACCAAGGTCTTGAATTTGATCCTTTCCTTCCTTGTAATTCTCACCACGTTCGGCGATTACCACCAGCAACATCCCATGCTACCACTTCTACATCACAAAGAGTTCGTCCTAGTCAAGCATCAGCAACTGAAAGTCAGCCTCAGGCGCAAACAG CAACAACTACGGCAGCCACAACTAGTAATACTAATTCTACAAATACCATGGCTTCAGCATCACAAAGAAATCCTTTTATGAGGTCATTGCAACAAACACTAGGAGGGGTTATAGAAGTTCAACCGCAAGTCACTTTTGGTACCATTAGTAACA CAGCAACATCCTATACCACTACTTCTACATCAGAAAGAGCTCTGACAAGTCAAACATCGACAACTGAAACCCAGCTTCAGGCACAAACAG CGGCAACTTCAGCAGTTACAACTAGTAACACTAATTCTACAAATACAACAGCGTCATCATCACCAGAAAGTTCATTAAGTTCATTAGAATCACTAAGTCCATTAGAATCACTAGAGGAATTTCTTTCTCAGGTCACTTTTGGTAGCAACAGTAAca GTCCGAATAATTACCTGGCAACGGGAGCGGGGAG GGACCTTTATTTGTTGTGTCTGTTAAACAACTTACCCCGTTGTACTATAGCAGAGCTTTTGGAACCTTTACTGCCGGCCTATTCACAGGATCCAATGAAAGAAGGAGTTTTTCTTGTGAACTTAACTAAATGTGTG tttcaagACATGACGCTACGTGACATGTGCGAATTGCGTCGTGGACAATGGAAATCAATTTCTCGCCAAAGAGTGCCGCTGGTAGTATTTCTGGAAAACACTTTTCCAGATTCTTCTGCGGAAGACCTTCCAGAGCAAATTATAAACCGTGTATTGCCAGAAATTAGACGAAAATTGCAAAGTTTGTTCGCGACAGCAGAAGTTAATAATGGTGAAAATGGTTTGCTCATAGATATTTGTGCAACTATAGAAGCGTTGTTTCAACGCCATATCAGACATATTGTACAATTACTGTTTGATAATG ATATCAACGATATCACATTCGGGCAAGAAACGTTTAATATGTTACAAAATTTAAAGAAGCAATTATCAGCAGTTCTCCAGTATTCTATACAAGGTGGTTTCTCAGAATTTATTTCCATGCTTGCACGGTTTGGG AACAAAAGAGTGGAGGATTTTTGGTCTTTTATAAGAACATGGTCTGATGAATTCTTCGTTTCCGCTTATCATCCTCCTGATTCAGAAATTTTCCCGTTTTTAATATATAAGGATGTGTCTCCTTCTGAACCATCAGAAGTGTCCTCAGACTCAACACAGCGTCCAAGTCAAACACAGTCTGAAGGAGAG CCTACGAAGACCGAAGctataaaagagaaaagaaatttggaaaattcatTACTAGATAATATTGAAGAAGTCCCAGGGACGTTTACAGGACATGAAGCGCTACCTTCA GATTGGGTACCAATAATTGCCCGAGATAACGTGAGACAACGTCGTCAGTTATTAACACAGGGAATGACAAATGGAAGTGTAACAACACTCAGTGATGCTTATTTAGGTATACTGCCCACTAAACGCCGTAAACTAATTGAACAACAAAAACCACGGTTATTAGTCAGTACTACACCTAATCATTTAGCAATATCAGCGTCCGTGGAATGTTTAGTCAGAGAAAGTGTGAACCGCGCTGGTGTAGAGGAAGTTGATGGTGCTGCAGTTGCTGTTGCTGTCGACCCTGGTGTCAGACGTGCATTCGGTCAAGCAATTAGAGACTGCTTGAAACCACGGAGGTATGAAACATCAGACTTTCCAGATTCTTTACGTTTTCCTAATGCTACTAAATATTTCGCGGATCAAGATAGATCAcctaagtaa
- the LOC116434142 gene encoding uncharacterized protein LOC116434142 isoform X8, producing the protein MIEVTVKTLDSQNHAFTLEDDQIIVRDFKEHIAEAVSVPAETQRLIYCGKVLRNEKKLNEYDVNGKIIHLVQLAPPQPGQRRNDEGHAQTQTNTAQVLRNSRSTRYRLARTQMHGNAMYVGAMSVPAEIIEGPALPVPQLNNSLSNSRLVLATRMLQRANVLVERLANPNISLHPPSSESNQSFSPQQAQTQQAETEHFANNSRASVTTRLTEATAAAIAAALSATGANNVTLLRAGNSGGGIETVLLNDNNEDNQSESQQSQEPQSEQQGPTSRDDEPSDRLPRPRLMADLLEQLMNAQNSLRPYIESYRALMVADKALPTGGGPGSVEESQRIVDGVSEGLHYISHACHALSDIIVDMGQQPPRNLRCRPIIIQQTTILQPGVPIEAHFSIHGQNAYNNNSNEENSDSANTTAQSELNETNTEENSQHQEPESGTQRQPESQQQPESQQQQEQAQPPFGMGTIFNLPNDMVLMEVSPEGNFTTGSEQLQTGENNNNNNNNNGGRINSAADLIRNIMQAVAGHIVPAGITTTTITTPNLPTAGGQQTNSSHDGNTNAGQSTQARSNVDTHPTTATQTRSTSRQQAHSLNLGMNLDQGLEFDPFLPCNSHHVRRLPPATSHATTSTSQRVRPSQASATESQPQAQTATTTAATTSNTNSTNTMASASQRNPFMRSLQQTLGGVIEVQPQVTFGTISNTATSYTTTSTSERALTSQTSTTETQLQAQTGPNNYLATGAGRDLYLLCLLNNLPRCTIAELLEPLLPAYSQDPMKEGVFLVNLTKCVFQDMTLRDMCELRRGQWKSISRQRVPLVVFLENTFPDSSAEDLPEQIINRVLPEIRRKLQSLFATAEVNNGENGLLIDICATIEALFQRHIRHIVQLLFDNDINDITFGQETFNMLQNLKKQLSAVLQYSIQGGFSEFISMLARFGVNNNKRVEDFWSFIRTWSDEFFVSAYHPPDSEIFPFLIYKDVSPSEPSEVSSDSTQRPSQTQSEGEPTKTEAIKEKRNLENSLLDNIEEVPGTFTGHEALPSDWVPIIARDNVRQRRQLLTQGMTNGSVTTLSDAYLGILPTKRRKLIEQQKPRLLVSTTPNHLAISASVECLVRESVNRAGVEEVDGAAVAVAVDPGVRRAFGQAIRDCLKPRRYETSDFPDSLRFPNATKYFADQDRSPK; encoded by the exons ATGATTGAAGTAACAGTAAAGACTTTAGATTCTCAAAATCATGCCTTTACTTTGGAAGACGAC CAAATTATTGTGAGAGACTTTAAAGAACACATAGCAGAAGCTGTTTCAGTTCCGGCAGAAACACAAAGACTTATTTACTGTGGTAAAGTCCTTCGAAATGAGAAAAAGTTAAATGAGTAtg ATGTCAATGGAAAAATTATCCATTTGGTGCAACTGGCACCACCACAACCTGGTCAGAGAAGAAATGACGAAGGTCATGCTCAAACTCAAACTAATACAGCACAGGTTTTGCGTAACTCACGAAGTACACGTTATAGACTCGCTAGAACGCAAATGCATGGCAATGCTATGTATGTCGGAGCCATGTCAGTACCAGCAGAAATTATTGAGGGACCCG cATTACCAGTACCACAATTGAATAACAGTTTATCGAATAGCCGTTTAGTTTTGGCAACAAGGATGCTGCAGCGTGCAAACGTACTTGTAGAAAGACTTgcaaatccaaatatatctctTCACCCTCCATCTTCAGAAAGTAATCAATCATTTTCACCCCAACAAGCTCAAACACAGCAAGCAGAAACAGAACATTT TGCTAATAATAGCAGAGCAAGTGTTACCACAAGATTAACTGAAGCCACTGCAGCTGCAATTGCCGCAGCCTTGTCTGCAACTGGAGCAAACAATGTAACATTATTAAGAG caGGAAACAGTGGAGGTGGTATAGAGACTGTACTATTAAATGATAACAATGAGGACAATCAATCAGAATCACAACAGTCACAAGAACCCCAATCTGAACAACAGGGACCCACGTCACGTGATGACGAACCATCAGATAG GCTACCACGACCACGACTCATGGCAGATTTGTTAGAGCAATTAATGAATGCACAAAACAGTTTGCGCCCATATATTGAAAGTTACCGTGCACTTATGGTTGCTGATAAAGCATTACCTACAGGA GGAGGACCTGGAAGTGTTGAAGAAAGTCAGAGAATAGTTGATGGCGTCAGTGAAGGCCTGCACTACATATCCCATGCCTGTCACGCATTGAGCGATATAATAGTTGACATGGGTCAGCAACCACCCAGGAATCTGAGATGTAGaccaattattatacaacagaCAACTATTTTGCAGCCTGGTGTACCAATTGAG GCACATTTTAGTATACATGGTCAAAATGcgtataataataacagtaacgaGGAAAATAGTGATAGTGCAAACACGACTGCACAAtctgaattaaatgaaactaatactGAAGAAAACAGTCAACATCAAGAACCTGAAAGCGGGACTCAACGACAACCAGAGTCGCAACAACAGCCAGAGTCGCAACAGCAACAAGAACAAGCACAACCTCCGTTTGGTATGG GTACAATCTTCAACTTGCCAAATGATATGGTATTAATGGAGGTTAGCCCCGAAGGTAATTTTACAACTGGAAGTGAACAATTGCAGACTggagaaaataataacaataacaataacaataatggtG GAAGAATAAACAGTGCCGCCGATTTGATTCGAAACATAATGCAGGCAGTTGCAGGCCATATTGTGCCAGCTGGTATtactaccaccaccatcacGACCCCAAATCTTCCAACAGCTGGAGGACAACAAACAAATTCATCTCATGATGGAAATACAAACGCTGGACAAAGTACACAAGCTCG aaGTAACGTAGATACTCATCCTACTACGGCGACACAAACTAGAAGTACATCGCGTCAACAAGCGCATTCTTTAAATCTTGGAATGAATTTGGACCAAGGTCTTGAATTTGATCCTTTCCTTCCTTGTAATTCTCACCACGTTCGGCGATTACCACCAGCAACATCCCATGCTACCACTTCTACATCACAAAGAGTTCGTCCTAGTCAAGCATCAGCAACTGAAAGTCAGCCTCAGGCGCAAACAG CAACAACTACGGCAGCCACAACTAGTAATACTAATTCTACAAATACCATGGCTTCAGCATCACAAAGAAATCCTTTTATGAGGTCATTGCAACAAACACTAGGAGGGGTTATAGAAGTTCAACCGCAAGTCACTTTTGGTACCATTAGTAACA CAGCAACATCCTATACCACTACTTCTACATCAGAAAGAGCTCTGACAAGTCAAACATCGACAACTGAAACCCAGCTTCAGGCACAAACAG GTCCGAATAATTACCTGGCAACGGGAGCGGGGAG GGACCTTTATTTGTTGTGTCTGTTAAACAACTTACCCCGTTGTACTATAGCAGAGCTTTTGGAACCTTTACTGCCGGCCTATTCACAGGATCCAATGAAAGAAGGAGTTTTTCTTGTGAACTTAACTAAATGTGTG tttcaagACATGACGCTACGTGACATGTGCGAATTGCGTCGTGGACAATGGAAATCAATTTCTCGCCAAAGAGTGCCGCTGGTAGTATTTCTGGAAAACACTTTTCCAGATTCTTCTGCGGAAGACCTTCCAGAGCAAATTATAAACCGTGTATTGCCAGAAATTAGACGAAAATTGCAAAGTTTGTTCGCGACAGCAGAAGTTAATAATGGTGAAAATGGTTTGCTCATAGATATTTGTGCAACTATAGAAGCGTTGTTTCAACGCCATATCAGACATATTGTACAATTACTGTTTGATAATG ATATCAACGATATCACATTCGGGCAAGAAACGTTTAATATGTTACAAAATTTAAAGAAGCAATTATCAGCAGTTCTCCAGTATTCTATACAAGGTGGTTTCTCAGAATTTATTTCCATGCTTGCACGGTTTGGGGTGAATAAT AACAAAAGAGTGGAGGATTTTTGGTCTTTTATAAGAACATGGTCTGATGAATTCTTCGTTTCCGCTTATCATCCTCCTGATTCAGAAATTTTCCCGTTTTTAATATATAAGGATGTGTCTCCTTCTGAACCATCAGAAGTGTCCTCAGACTCAACACAGCGTCCAAGTCAAACACAGTCTGAAGGAGAG CCTACGAAGACCGAAGctataaaagagaaaagaaatttggaaaattcatTACTAGATAATATTGAAGAAGTCCCAGGGACGTTTACAGGACATGAAGCGCTACCTTCA GATTGGGTACCAATAATTGCCCGAGATAACGTGAGACAACGTCGTCAGTTATTAACACAGGGAATGACAAATGGAAGTGTAACAACACTCAGTGATGCTTATTTAGGTATACTGCCCACTAAACGCCGTAAACTAATTGAACAACAAAAACCACGGTTATTAGTCAGTACTACACCTAATCATTTAGCAATATCAGCGTCCGTGGAATGTTTAGTCAGAGAAAGTGTGAACCGCGCTGGTGTAGAGGAAGTTGATGGTGCTGCAGTTGCTGTTGCTGTCGACCCTGGTGTCAGACGTGCATTCGGTCAAGCAATTAGAGACTGCTTGAAACCACGGAGGTATGAAACATCAGACTTTCCAGATTCTTTACGTTTTCCTAATGCTACTAAATATTTCGCGGATCAAGATAGATCAcctaagtaa